Genomic window (Hydrogenimonas cancrithermarum):
CTGTTTTTTCATCAACCTTATCGACCCTTACAGAAATTTTGTCTTTAATTGAAAGACCAGGCTTTCAGGCAGAATTTCGTCATAATCGAGCGTACCTTCGAAACTCTCCCCTTTATCGTAAAGTTTGAGACGATGTAAACCTGGATACCATATAACGGGCATGCGCCCAAGATAAGATGCCCACATGCTGAAAGTGGAAGCGGAAGCTACAAGTACCGGGCTTTTACTCAACGCCAGCAGATCCGCGATTGCCGAACCGTAAAAGCATCGTTTGGTCCCCGGCAGAGACAAAATATCTTTGAGTTCTTCATCCGTACCATCCGAAAAGATATTGACCGGGACATCACTCCCGATGGCTTTTCTCAAATTTTCAATTACGTTGATATACCACTTTAGAGGCAGACGATAATTCCAGCGGCCTTCTCTTAAAAATGCGTCGTTTGGTGCAATGGCGAAGTCTCCCATCCGAATATGAACACTTATCCCATCCGCTTCGAAGCTCTCCACTGCTCGTTTATGATGTGGCATGACGATTTTTAGAAGCTCTTTTTTGATGATCGAATGATCTTTTAAAATCGGATGAAAAGATCTTTCCAGGCCTTTGAAGACGATCACTTTCGGTCTTAGGCTTTTCTCTTTCATGGCTTCGATGGCATGGTTTTCATCCACTTTCTCAGCCAAATGAAGAAGAAGAAACTTTTTCAATCCTCCGATTTCGCGCTCTTCGAACAAGTCGTTGTAAAACCGTTTGTCGAACTCTCCCCGAAGAATTGGACCGAGTTTGATGGTTTTCCATGTGCTGTTGATGCGTTTTAGGTTGTGTTTTTTTGCAAACGCTACGGATCTCGCCCAGGGGAAAAGCAGGTTTCCAAGTCCGGGACCGCCCAGGCGGAAACCGAAACTCTCTCCGCTGCTGAGTGATGCGAAAGTGTAAACAGATGAATCCATTGATTGGCCTTTTTGGAAGAAAAAGTTTAAAACTGTTTGATATAAATGATATATTTGACTAATTTAGATCTGTAATTATAACGAAACTCGGTTAAATCAGCCATATGGCGATAATCCCCTTTTGAAATGAGCGATAGCTTTTTGTCTTTTTCTTTCAGGACTTCTTCAATTCCTTGATTTTTGACGGCGACAATCGGCACACCCGTTTGCATGGCTTCGGTGTAGACACATCCAAAGGCCTCATAGTATGAAGGGAGTACGAAAAGATCGAGAGAGTTGTAAAACTCGTTGAGTTGCCTATGATCCACCTCTTTTTCAAAAACGACCATCTTGTCGAGTCCATGCTCGGCGATATACTTTTTGCATGATGCCATTGTCGGTCCACTACCTATGAGGCGGACTTCTATATCTTTGATCCCCCGGCATTTCAGTTCGTAAACGGCTTTCATCAATGTCATATGATCTTTAATCTCAAAAAAATTTCCAATACAGCCAATCAATCGTAAATTGGCTATTTTCCTTGGTTGGTAATCTGTAAAACTTTTGCGTATCGACACCGTTGTAGAGAACATACCGACTGGGGTTTGAAAACGCTTTCTCTTCCAACAGCTGGTCGAGAACTTTTTGGCTGACGCCGATGTTGAGGTCGGCTCGATTCGCGATATCAAGAAGTCTCTTTTTCATATATATGGCATTGAGCTCTTTCAAGAAGCCTTTTAGGATACCGACATTCAAAAGTTGGAAGACATCGAAGCCGTGATGTTGTATCAATGATGGGATGCCAAACTTTTCTCCAAGCGTTACGGCCAAAGCGCCTCCCGGATAAAGTGTATGTGCATGGACAAATGCGATATCGTCGAAATCTATACCGACAATGTTCCGAATGAAACGTTCGAGTCGTAAAGCATTGAGAGAGTGGAATATTCCAGGAAGTGTCGACGAAGAAAGATCGATCACTCTGAAGTTGTAGACTTTGATGCCCTGGTAAAGATACTCCTGGCAATCGATTTTAAGATAAAAAGGGTGAACCTTTATAATGATGATTTCATACTCACCATTTCTTTCAATTGCTTTGACCTGATCGTAAATATCCGGTCTATAGAAACGTGTAGGCGTGGGGGAAGGGGTCAGCTACAAATAAATTTTTTCATTCTATTTCTATTCAAAGAACTTTTTTTAATTCAGAAATAATGAGTTTGGCATGTGCATCGGCATCATAATGGTGATCTGTGGGAATTTTATTTTTCAATTCCTGTATAACCAGACCATTTTTACCCAATGACTGGTTATCAAGATTTATCATATCGATATGATGCTCTTTACAATAGTTTTCAATAGCTTTGTTGAATTTCAATGTCAACTTTGTTCGATCCAGTTGAGATGCTTTTACTTCTTTTCTAGCGTGTGCCACTTCTCCTTTCGATTTTTCGTCGATGGTTGGCAGTGGAGTGCTGATGACTATTAACTTGCTCCGTGCTGCAAGCCGGGAAATAAAAGCGGTATATTTATCAACAGCTTGATGAAACATCTCTTCTACTGTTGTGTTGTATTTTGATGCACGGTACCAAATTACAAACCCGGTATCAACCTCACCGAGCATAATAATGATTTTATCAAAATCTTTTTTTGCAACGGTATCATTGAAAATATTGTAAGCTTGGGTTTTTGACCGAGGATTCTCCAAACCAGATGCTGTAGCCCCACCTACCGATACTACTTGGAAATATTTGAATGGAAAATGTAACATAAAGCGAAAATTGTGAAAAACCGTTACATGTGAATCTCCGAGAACCAATATCGTTTCTCGTGCCAACTTTTTGTGAAAAAATCTTACGACAGTGGAAAGTTTGGATAACAGTTTTTTCATTATACTTCTTTCATTTGTTCTCTTTTATTGTTTTAATAATAGCCATAATTTTTTTATAAAAAGGCAACCAATAGGCAAGGGGAACCAGTAAACCTACCCATATATAATCAAATATCGAATATTTGTATGGAAAAGTTCGAAAACCGAAATAATAGATTACTCCGATTGTAGCGATGAAAATAAAAAGGGAATATTTTTCCCATGGTGTAAAACCGAATCTTTTTTTTATAAAAAAAACATGAAAACTGTTCACCAGGAAAGAGGACACCGTACTTATCCATACTGCGGCGATAAGTCCAAACTCTGAAATGAATATAAGCGATGACAATATGAGAAAAATTGTGTTGCCAATTTTGATTTTGATCTCATCATTTTCCCATCCTCCCATTAACAATAGCATTCCCGAATTTCCTACAAACAAGTTGTAATAACTACCTAAAATCAGTACGGCAAGAGCTAATGTATAGTCTGATACATGGTGACCGTAAAGGGAAAGGATGTCGTGCGAGAAGAGTATGAGAAGGACAATGAACGGTGCACTGACAATATTGATGACAAATGTTGTATCTTTGAACAACATTCCCAGTTTTTCTATTTCACCGGCGGCGTGATATTTCGAAATAACGGGAGCAAAAACCGAGTTGAGATTGTTTAGCAAAAAAGCCGTCAAACCTCCCAGTGTTCCAAGAATGGCATAGATCCCTATATCGGAAGCCGGTAAATAAAGACTCATAATTAAACTGATGGTATAACCGCCTGCGATCCCGATAAGCGCATAAAAATACATTTTTTTCCCATAATCGATGATTTGTTTATCTTGTATAATCTCTTTCATTGGAAATGGTTTAAAAAAAGTAAACTTGGAGGTGTCGAATTTTTTGGTAAGAAGGTATAGAACTATCAATTGTGTAATAAGTTCTATAAAAATAAAATAATAAATACTGGTTGCGAATGAATAAATTATAAAAACCGATAATGCTCGCAATGTAATCATTACAAATGTACCATATAAAATTATTTCACGTATCTTTAAAAGGGATCTGTATGATGCTGACATTATACTTTGGTATAAGCTCAGCGGGATATAAAAGGCTGAAAACATGATCACTAAAGAGAGAAGCTTGTCGTGATCGTGAAAAATCAGAGAAATTTGATTATGGAAGAGAAACACAAGCAGTGCGACAATGCTTCCGATACCTAACAAAAATTGCAAGGAAAACGAAGCGAGATTGGAAGCTTTTTCATATTCTTTTTTTTCAATATATGCAGGGAGAAAGCGTAAAAGCACCTGAGGAATGGATAATGCAATAAAAGCAGTTATAGTTGAGATAACACCCATAGCTATAATATATTTGCCGTATCCTTCCGTTCCAACGGCATTGATAAGATAAATTTTTAGAAAAAAACCGACAACAAAACCATAAATAGAGCCAATCATACTCCAGCTGGCTTGTTTGAGAATCATTGAAAGCAAGGGTTGCCTTGTATTAGAAAATTTTTAAAAACTGTAATCAAATAATTTCAAATCTTGTTTGTAAACACTGACCACTTTTTCTATCATTTGCGGCGTATAAATGTCTCTATAATTTTCTCCTTTTTTATCTTTGCTTTTATTGAGGTGTTTCAGCTTTTCTCCGGTTCCAATTTTATGTCTGATTTTTTCATAATCTTCGTTGAAATTTTCGAAACGTCCAACGAAATTGACCATAAGATTTTTGTTTTCGTCATAAAGATATTTGTATTGTGGTATGAAATGAACCCATGAATCGGCATTTTCAGGTGTCAACCATTGCATGACGAATTTCTCGAAAGTATCATACGGTTTGAGAGTGGTTTCACCAAACTCTTTGTCCATTGCATTCATTCCGCCTTTCTTTAAAAAGGAATAAGCGGAAAGCAGACGATCGAAAGGATTTCTCACAAATGTAAATTTGAAATAATCATTATAGTTCTCTTCGCCAAAAATCCATTTAAAATGTTTATATGTTCTGTGACCGATTCCTTCAGCTTGATCACCGTACAAACTCTTGATGATCGAAATCCCTCCTGCTTTGGGAATGTGAATAAATATGCTCCGTGTTTCGTCAAAGCGTTTGTAAGTATTGCCAGGAGTTTTGCGTAAATTCTGATGGTATTTATATTCTTGCCAATGATGATATTTTTCTTTAATCTCTTCTGGTAAAAGTTTTCGTAATACAGGTATAATCATTTTAAATTTCCTTTATATAACGATGAACCAAGGGTTTAAAAGCTCCTTCTTGTTGTAAACAAGAGGAGCTTTAGATGCTAAATTTTCAATGTTGAATGTCGGATCGTATCGATACGTCATTTTCCCTGCTTCGCGGACGATGGCATCCGCAGCCGCCGTATCCCACTCCATCGTCGGAGCGAGACGCGGATAGATATCAGCACTGCCTTCGGCGACCATCAGCAGTTTCAAAGAGGAACCCTTTGAAATGAATGTTGAATGTTGGATGTTGGATGTTAAATTATCAATAAACTCCTGAGTTTCCTGATTGAGATGGGATTTTGACGCGACGATTTTTAATGTTGAATTTTTAATGTTTAATGTTGAATTTTCAATAGGTAGTTTTTGTGCATTTTTTAAATTTTTTTCATTCATCATTAAGCATTCATCATTCATCATTATCTTATACGCTCCTTCCCCTTTTTTGGCATAATAAAGTTCTCGGAGTGCCGGAGCATAGACGACGCCGAGCACCGGTGTATCTTTGTGAATCAGGGCGATGTTGATGGTGAATTCGCCGTTTTTTTTGATGAACTCCTTGGTCCCATCAATGGGATCGATGCACCAATAGTGCTCCCACTCTTTGCGCTCTTCGTAGGGGATGTCGCGTCCTTCTTCCGAAAGGATCGGCAGAGCCGATATTTGTGTTCCGTGTTCCGTGCTCCGTGTTCCGATTTTTGATAGGCCTTCGGAAATAATCTCGTGTGCTTTTTTGTCGGCTTCGGTCAGGGGGGATTTGTCCTCTTTGTATCCGACCTCGAAATCTTTTTCGTAAATTTCCATCACGGCTTCGCCGGCTTCGAGTGCGATGGTTATGACCTCCTCGATGGCGATGGCATCGAGAAGTCTCTCTGGTGTCTGGTGTTCCGTGTTCCGATTTTGATGCACTATATTCCTCATCCGTGATTTAGATAGTCGTTTGTCTGCAGGTAGTCGATGATCCGTTCGACACAAATTTCTAGTGGAATTTTATCGTTTTTTATATAAATTTCGGGTTTGACCGGAGGTTCATAGGGCGATGAGATACCGGTAAAATGTGGAATCTCTCCGGCTCGGGCTTTTTTATAGAGTCCTTTGGGGTCGCGCTGTTCACACACTTTAAGCGGTGTATCGATAAAGATTTCGATAAACTCTCCTTCTTCGACGAGATTTCTGACACTGTCGCGGTCACTTTGAAATGGAGAGATGAATGCCGTCAGCACGATAAGCCCGCTGTCGACGAAGAGTTTGGCAACTTCTCCGATACGGCGGATGTTTTCCACGCGGTCGGTGTCGCTGAAGCCGAGATCTTTGTTGAGTCCGTGGCGGATGTTGTCGCCATCGAGCAGATAGGTGTGTTTGCCCATCTCATGGAGTTTCGCTTCCACGGCGTTTGCGATGGTGCTTTTGCCGCTGCCGCTTAGACCGGTGAACCAGAGGATGCAGGGCTTTTGGTATTTCAGTTTTGCCCGCTCTTCTTTGGTGATGCGATGATCGTGCCAGACCACATGCTTATTTGACATAGTTCCTCTTGATGTATTGAAAGATTCGTTCCGCCGCTTCGTCCGGATCGGTTGTTTCCGTATCGACGACGATTTCGGCATGTTGCGGCTCTTCGTAGACGTCGCTGATGCCGGTGAAGTTTTTGAGTTCACCCTTCAGGGCTTTTTCGTAGACCCCTTTGTAGTCGCGCCTTTTGCACGTTTCGATGTCGGCTTTGACATAGACGACGACATTGTTCTTTACCATTTCACGGATGATTTTGCGCGACTCTCTATAGGGCGAGACGAACGAAGCCACCGTTGAGATGGAGTTGTTCTGCAGTGTCTGGATGAGATGGCCGATCCGTTTGATGTGATGGTTTCTATCTTCTCTGGTATATCCGACATTGGGAATGAGCTCGCGGATATCTTTCGAATCGATACGCTCAAGCGGTATGTCGAGTTTTTGAAGCTTGTCGTAGACCTTGTCGGCAATCGTCGTTTTTCCGCTGAGCGGGAGTCCCGTGAACCAGAGGTTGAACGGTTCGATGCGCTTTTTGCCGAACCGTATACGCTGCCACACTTTTTCATGCCCCCAGTAGAGTGCCACTTTGAGCACCGTTTCGATCAGGCCGGCGGCGATGGCCATGTCAAGCCGGCCGAAAAAAACGTAGACGATGACGATGGTCGTGCCCGTCGCCACGAATCGCCAGCTGATCCCTTTGACGACCGAGCGGGTGTTGGTCTCTTTATACATGGCACTTCCTATGGAAGCGCGTGCTACGAATTTTTAAAACACCATTCGTAGCATGTAGCCCGTAATACGTAGTACGTAGCACTAAATGGCCTTGCATCCCCACTCCGGGTAGAATTCGCGGATATAGGCGTTGAGCGCTCTTTCCGCTTCGGTATAGACGCGCTCTTTTTTCCGCCGGGCCGAAACCCCCGCGATCATGCCGGCGGCGACGGTGTTGTTGGTGATCTTGTCGATCAGAATAAACGCACCCGTGCGCTTGCTCTCTTCGTACATATCAAAGGCAACTTTTTCGCTCAGGTCGATCTTCACGCGGGCGATATCGTTGAGATCGAGCGTTTTCGTCGCGATCTTCTCCCAGCTGTTGACATCGCGTTTGAACATGATGTCGCTGACGGTGGCGTTGGCCTCTTTGGCGTAGAGTTTGACGGTATATTCTCTGTTCTTCAGTGGCTCCTCGTCCATCCAGACCATCATCGCCTCGAAGCTGTCGCTGAAGTAGGGCTCCCGCTCGCCTTCTTTGACGATCAGGTCTCCGCGGGAGATATCGATCTCGTCGTCGAGTGTGAGCGTGACGGCCAGCGGCGCGAACGCCTTTTGGGCCGTCTCGATGCCGTCTTTGTTGGTTTCGGGATTGAGCGGGGGGACGATGGTTTTGACCGTGGTGCTCTTTTTGGAAGGGTAGACGACAATCCTCTCCCCCTCTTCGATCGTGCCGGATGCGATGGTGCCGGCAAACCCGCGGAAGTCGAGGTTGGGGCGGTTGACATACTGGACGGGGTAGCGAAACGCTTCGAATTCGCTGGTTTTGATTTCGACGGTGTCGAGATATTCGAGCAGCGGTTTGCCCTCATACCACGCCATCTTTGAAGAGGCATCGACAACATTGTCGCCTTTAAGCGCCGACATCGGGATAAAGTCAATCGTCTGGTTGAAGTTTTTATAGGGCAGGGAAAATTTGAGCTGATCGTACATCTGTTTGTAGTCGCTTACGATCTTGTCGTAAACTTCCCGGCTGTAGCCGACCAGATCCATTTTGTTGATCGCGACGACGATGTTGCGAATGCCCAGCAGGCTGACAAGAAAGGAGTGGCGGCGCGTCTGGGTGAGCACACCTTTTCTGGCATCGATGAGAATGACGGCAAGATCGGCGGTACTCGCACCCGTGACCATGTTGCGCGTGTACTGCTCGTGGCCGGGTGTGTCGGCGATGATGTATTTGCGTTTATCGGTCGAAAAGAAGCGGTAGGCCACGTCGATCGTGATGCCCTGTTCGCGTTCGCTCTGCAGGCCGTCGATGAGCAGGGCGAAGTCGATCTCTTCGTTTCCGACGGTTCCGTACTTTTTCGTTTCGTTTTTGGCCGCGGCGAGCTGGTCTTCGAAGATCATTTTGCTGTCGTAAAGCAGCCGGCCGATCAGCGTCGATTTTCCGTCGTCGACACTGCCGCAGGTGATGAAACGAAGCATCTGCTTGTTTTCGTGCTCCTTGAGATACTTTTCGATATTGTCTGCAATCTTTTCTCTGCCCATTAAAAGTATCCTTCGATTTTTTTCTTCTCCATCGACCCTTCCTGATCTTTGTCGATCAGGCGCCCTTCGCGTTCGCTGCTTCGGCTCAGCAGCATCTCCTGGATAATCTCCGGCAGTGTCGAAGCCGTCGATTCGATGGCTCCGGTCAGCGGGTAGCAGCCGAGCGTTCGGAAACGAACCATCTGCTTTTTCGCTTTTTTTCTCAACTCTTCGGGCATACGGTCGTCGTCGACCATCACTTTGGCCCCTTCATACTCGACGACCGGCCGCTCTTTGGCGAAATAGAGCGGAACGATGGGAATACCCTCCAGATAGATGTATTGCCAGATATCGAGTTCGGTCCAGTTTGAAAGCGGGAATACGCGTACGCTCTCGCCTTTGTGGATTTTTGTATTGAAAAGATTCCAGAGTTCGGGGCGCTGGTTTTTCGGATCCCAGCGGTGGTTTTTATCGCGGAACGAAAAGATGCGCTCTTTGGCACGGCTCTTTTCCTCGTCGCGCCTGGCACCTCCGATGACGGCGTCGTAGCCGCCGGCATTGAGTGCTTGCTTGAGCGCTTGTGTCTTCATGATGTCGGTGTGGACTTTGGAGCCGTGGATGAAGGGGTTGATGTTCATTTCGATCCCTTCGGGATTGGAGTGGACGACCAGGTCGACGCCCAACTCTTTGACCCGTCTGTCGCGAAATTCGATCATCTCCTTGAATTTCCAGAGGGTATCGACATGCAGAAGCGGAAACGGCGGTTTGGCGGGGTAAAAAGCTTTCATGGCCAGGTGCAGCATGACCGAGCTGTCCTTGCCGATGGAGTACATCATGACCGGGTTGGAAAATGTCGCCGCAACCTCTCGAAGGATGTAGATGCTCTCGGCTTCGAGTTGTTTGAGGTGGGTGAACCGTTGAGTGTCAGTCATATTCAATTCCTAAAGGTGGTGCATTGTTTTTTGAAACAGATTATATCTGTTTTTCATTGTAAAGTTCCTCAATCACTTTTTCCCACTCTTCGATCACGACTTTCCAGTCGAAACGTTTGGCGAGTTCTATGGCGTTTTTTGAAGCTTTGGCAAGTTCGTCCGAATGTTTTCGCAGGTGACGGATCGTCTTTTCCATCTCTTCGAAAGTGTGCACGACGTAACCATCTTTTCCGTGGGTTATCCACTCGTCGGCTCCGTAGTCGTCATAGACCAATGAGGGGACACCGGCGGCCGCGGTCTCGAGTGTTACTTTCGGAAAACCTTCGGAACGGGAAGGAAAGATATGCAGATCCATTTTTTTCAAAATTTCGGCGAGCTGTGAATGCGTGAGCGTACCGAGATATTCGACATTGGAAAGATTGTTCTCTTCGATATAGTTTCGAATTTCATCGAGATCCTCCCCGTTCCCTGCCATGTAAAAATCGAGTTCCGGAAAACGTTTTGCCAGGTCGAGAAAATCGAAAACCCCTTTTCTCTTTTTCATTCGACCGATGAAAATGACGTTTTTAAGGCCGGTAATCTCTTTGTTCTCGTTCAAAAAGGTATCGGTATCGGTTCCGAGATATAAAATCTTCTCTTCCGTTTTAATGCCGTGACGCTCTTCGTTGTAGTTTTTGAGAAACCTGGTGATAGAATATACTCTATTGTAACCCAAGAAAGAGCGTTTGAACGCTTCGTAAGTGGTTCCCGACTCCAGAATTTGGCCCAACATCTCGTCGCCGTAAATACCCTCGACAGTTCTAAAGCTCTTCTTTCCAAGGAGTTTCAACCAAAACTTGTTCCATCCACATATCTCGCCTTTGGGAAGATAAGCTACGTCGCACTGAATGATTCCCCACAGGTATCCCAAATATTTGGAAATTTTATGCGGATAGAAACATCTGAATGTTTTGATGTGGGAAGTTGATTGAATCGGTATTTTTCCCGAGTAGAGCGTTAGTGAAAAAATTTCGAATCTCTTTTTGTCCAGGTGATTGGCAATCGCAAGACAGTTGAGATTTTGGGCATTGGTAAAATTGATGTATCCACCAAGAAAAACTCTGATTTTTTTCATTTTCATTCTTTCATCAGTTTCAAGAATTTTGTTTCATCGAGCGGTGAATAGAAATGCTGGAACCACATGAACACTTTTTTTGCCTCTTCAAGATATTTGCGTTCGCTGGAGAGATACTCTTTTATCTTTTGGATAAGACTCGACTCGTCGAATATACCCAGTGGGTAGCGGTAGTCATCGATAAAGAAACGGGGGTCAAGCAAGTCGTTTTCCCATAACAGCGTAGGAATGCCTTCCGCCGCCGCTTCGAATGTCGTTGTGGAATGGAATGTGAGATGAAGTGAGCACTGCTGCAAAGCGTCCGAAAGAGAGCCTTTATATAGATGTGTAAAAGGATATCGAAACAAAGCGCTGTCATCGATATCGTGAGAAAAACGTGGGTGATGTTTTAGAAGCAGGGTAATACCGCTGTCGATGAAAAAATCTTGGTATGTGTCGAAAAAGTGGACTATTTTCTCGAGAAGCTTGTTGTTCAAGATAGGGTTCGGGTCAGAAAATTGAAGGGAGAACAAAATGCTCTTTTGCGCGAAATGATTTCGAAAATTTCCCCTAATGCGCTGTCCAATGACAAAGGCGTGATCGAGATAATACCCTTTTTTGTCTGCACGACACAAGACATCTTTGAATCCATCTCCGTAGAGAAGTACGTTGGCTTTGTTTCGCTCGATATGTTCAGCCGCCGTTTCGTTTCGAATATAGCCTGAATGCGAAGATGTGATGACACCGTGTTGATAATCGTAGAGACAGGCCTCTTTATCGATGCTCCGAAAAAAACCGAGCATACTGTTGGAAAGAACGATGTAGTTTTTGAAACGAAACTTTCTGAATAGAAGCGGCTTGAGTTTCTCTGCGATGTACCATTCGCGATGCTGAAACGACTCGAATTTTTCCAAAGAAACGATTTTACGGAAAA
Coding sequences:
- a CDS encoding alpha-1,2-fucosyltransferase, giving the protein MDSSVYTFASLSSGESFGFRLGGPGLGNLLFPWARSVAFAKKHNLKRINSTWKTIKLGPILRGEFDKRFYNDLFEEREIGGLKKFLLLHLAEKVDENHAIEAMKEKSLRPKVIVFKGLERSFHPILKDHSIIKKELLKIVMPHHKRAVESFEADGISVHIRMGDFAIAPNDAFLREGRWNYRLPLKWYINVIENLRKAIGSDVPVNIFSDGTDEELKDILSLPGTKRCFYGSAIADLLALSKSPVLVASASTFSMWASYLGRMPVIWYPGLHRLKLYDKGESFEGTLDYDEILPESLVFQLKTKFL
- a CDS encoding glycosyltransferase yields the protein MFSTTVSIRKSFTDYQPRKIANLRLIGCIGNFFEIKDHMTLMKAVYELKCRGIKDIEVRLIGSGPTMASCKKYIAEHGLDKMVVFEKEVDHRQLNEFYNSLDLFVLPSYYEAFGCVYTEAMQTGVPIVAVKNQGIEEVLKEKDKKLSLISKGDYRHMADLTEFRYNYRSKLVKYIIYIKQF
- a CDS encoding glycosyltransferase family 4 protein; amino-acid sequence: MIDLSSSTLPGIFHSLNALRLERFIRNIVGIDFDDIAFVHAHTLYPGGALAVTLGEKFGIPSLIQHHGFDVFQLLNVGILKGFLKELNAIYMKKRLLDIANRADLNIGVSQKVLDQLLEEKAFSNPSRYVLYNGVDTQKFYRLPTKENSQFTIDWLYWKFF
- a CDS encoding SGNH/GDSL hydrolase family protein — encoded protein: MKKLLSKLSTVVRFFHKKLARETILVLGDSHVTVFHNFRFMLHFPFKYFQVVSVGGATASGLENPRSKTQAYNIFNDTVAKKDFDKIIIMLGEVDTGFVIWYRASKYNTTVEEMFHQAVDKYTAFISRLAARSKLIVISTPLPTIDEKSKGEVAHARKEVKASQLDRTKLTLKFNKAIENYCKEHHIDMINLDNQSLGKNGLVIQELKNKIPTDHHYDADAHAKLIISELKKVL
- a CDS encoding oligosaccharide flippase family protein, which translates into the protein MILKQASWSMIGSIYGFVVGFFLKIYLINAVGTEGYGKYIIAMGVISTITAFIALSIPQVLLRFLPAYIEKKEYEKASNLASFSLQFLLGIGSIVALLVFLFHNQISLIFHDHDKLLSLVIMFSAFYIPLSLYQSIMSASYRSLLKIREIILYGTFVMITLRALSVFIIYSFATSIYYFIFIELITQLIVLYLLTKKFDTSKFTFFKPFPMKEIIQDKQIIDYGKKMYFYALIGIAGGYTISLIMSLYLPASDIGIYAILGTLGGLTAFLLNNLNSVFAPVISKYHAAGEIEKLGMLFKDTTFVINIVSAPFIVLLILFSHDILSLYGHHVSDYTLALAVLILGSYYNLFVGNSGMLLLMGGWENDEIKIKIGNTIFLILSSLIFISEFGLIAAVWISTVSSFLVNSFHVFFIKKRFGFTPWEKYSLFIFIATIGVIYYFGFRTFPYKYSIFDYIWVGLLVPLAYWLPFYKKIMAIIKTIKENK
- a CDS encoding sulfotransferase family 2 domain-containing protein; the encoded protein is MIIPVLRKLLPEEIKEKYHHWQEYKYHQNLRKTPGNTYKRFDETRSIFIHIPKAGGISIIKSLYGDQAEGIGHRTYKHFKWIFGEENYNDYFKFTFVRNPFDRLLSAYSFLKKGGMNAMDKEFGETTLKPYDTFEKFVMQWLTPENADSWVHFIPQYKYLYDENKNLMVNFVGRFENFNEDYEKIRHKIGTGEKLKHLNKSKDKKGENYRDIYTPQMIEKVVSVYKQDLKLFDYSF
- the cysQ gene encoding 3'(2'),5'-bisphosphate nucleotidase CysQ — translated: MRNIVHQNRNTEHQTPERLLDAIAIEEVITIALEAGEAVMEIYEKDFEVGYKEDKSPLTEADKKAHEIISEGLSKIGTRSTEHGTQISALPILSEEGRDIPYEERKEWEHYWCIDPIDGTKEFIKKNGEFTINIALIHKDTPVLGVVYAPALRELYYAKKGEGAYKIMMNDECLMMNEKNLKNAQKLPIENSTLNIKNSTLKIVASKSHLNQETQEFIDNLTSNIQHSTFISKGSSLKLLMVAEGSADIYPRLAPTMEWDTAAADAIVREAGKMTYRYDPTFNIENLASKAPLVYNKKELLNPWFIVI
- the cysC gene encoding adenylyl-sulfate kinase gives rise to the protein MSNKHVVWHDHRITKEERAKLKYQKPCILWFTGLSGSGKSTIANAVEAKLHEMGKHTYLLDGDNIRHGLNKDLGFSDTDRVENIRRIGEVAKLFVDSGLIVLTAFISPFQSDRDSVRNLVEEGEFIEIFIDTPLKVCEQRDPKGLYKKARAGEIPHFTGISSPYEPPVKPEIYIKNDKIPLEICVERIIDYLQTNDYLNHG
- the cysC gene encoding adenylyl-sulfate kinase, which gives rise to MYKETNTRSVVKGISWRFVATGTTIVIVYVFFGRLDMAIAAGLIETVLKVALYWGHEKVWQRIRFGKKRIEPFNLWFTGLPLSGKTTIADKVYDKLQKLDIPLERIDSKDIRELIPNVGYTREDRNHHIKRIGHLIQTLQNNSISTVASFVSPYRESRKIIREMVKNNVVVYVKADIETCKRRDYKGVYEKALKGELKNFTGISDVYEEPQHAEIVVDTETTDPDEAAERIFQYIKRNYVK
- the cysN gene encoding sulfate adenylyltransferase subunit CysN encodes the protein MGREKIADNIEKYLKEHENKQMLRFITCGSVDDGKSTLIGRLLYDSKMIFEDQLAAAKNETKKYGTVGNEEIDFALLIDGLQSEREQGITIDVAYRFFSTDKRKYIIADTPGHEQYTRNMVTGASTADLAVILIDARKGVLTQTRRHSFLVSLLGIRNIVVAINKMDLVGYSREVYDKIVSDYKQMYDQLKFSLPYKNFNQTIDFIPMSALKGDNVVDASSKMAWYEGKPLLEYLDTVEIKTSEFEAFRYPVQYVNRPNLDFRGFAGTIASGTIEEGERIVVYPSKKSTTVKTIVPPLNPETNKDGIETAQKAFAPLAVTLTLDDEIDISRGDLIVKEGEREPYFSDSFEAMMVWMDEEPLKNREYTVKLYAKEANATVSDIMFKRDVNSWEKIATKTLDLNDIARVKIDLSEKVAFDMYEESKRTGAFILIDKITNNTVAAGMIAGVSARRKKERVYTEAERALNAYIREFYPEWGCKAI
- the cysD gene encoding sulfate adenylyltransferase subunit CysD; this translates as MTDTQRFTHLKQLEAESIYILREVAATFSNPVMMYSIGKDSSVMLHLAMKAFYPAKPPFPLLHVDTLWKFKEMIEFRDRRVKELGVDLVVHSNPEGIEMNINPFIHGSKVHTDIMKTQALKQALNAGGYDAVIGGARRDEEKSRAKERIFSFRDKNHRWDPKNQRPELWNLFNTKIHKGESVRVFPLSNWTELDIWQYIYLEGIPIVPLYFAKERPVVEYEGAKVMVDDDRMPEELRKKAKKQMVRFRTLGCYPLTGAIESTASTLPEIIQEMLLSRSSEREGRLIDKDQEGSMEKKKIEGYF